The Acidimicrobiia bacterium genomic sequence TCGGCTCCCACAGCCAGTAGATCGGGAGCGCGGCGGCGATGATCACCGCGCACCACAACGCCCAACCGAGGGCACGCTCGAGCTTCGGGCCCTCGAGCTCGGCGTCGGTCAGGTACGGACGCTGGTTCTGGGGCAGCTTCGCGTCCGGGTTCCGGCGCGCCGACAGCACGCGGTACACGAGCACGCCCGCGATGAAGAGCGCCGCGATGATGTTGATGATGATGAGGCCCTTGCGTACGGTCATCGAGAGGTCGCCTTCGCCTTCACTCCGCCGCGATCAACCCACGCAGTGCGGGCCTTCCGCGCCCTGGCCGGTCGTGTCGGTGCCGATCGGCGGTCCGAGCACGATGAGCCCGGTGTCGATCGTGACGTTCTGACCCGAGATGTAGACGGCGAACCGGTCGAGCCCGCGTGGCGCGGGGCCGCCGGTCTTCTCGCCGACCCGGTTGTACTTCGAGCCGTGGCACGGGCACTCGAACCACTGCGAGGTCTGGCAGAACGGCACGCGGCAGCCGAGGTGCACGCACTTCTGGTACAGGGCGACGATCCCCTGCTGCATGCCCGTGTAGATGACGGGCGCGTAGATCTTCTTCGCCTTCGGTAGGTCGGCCTTCGGATAGGGGACGATGTACGCGCGCGCGTCGGGGATGTAGAAGGGCTGCTTCTTGTCGGTGTTGTACGCGAGCATGTCGGCGAGCGAAGCCCCCGCGGGGATCTTGCCGCCGAACCCGCCGGAGCCGCTCGGCCACAGGAACGCGAGCACGCCCGCGCCGAGGCTGCCGAGCGCGAGCGCCATCGCGCCGATGA encodes the following:
- a CDS encoding Rieske 2Fe-2S domain-containing protein; protein product: MALALIIAIPILFIAAIVAIFTMGRRNASTGTLSRETLRSDRSEEGIPDDMRPGKESDERRALAGGASVPATRGARVPAERTPVTDEELGLSRRQFFGWGIIGAMALALGSLGAGVLAFLWPSGSGGFGGKIPAGASLADMLAYNTDKKQPFYIPDARAYIVPYPKADLPKAKKIYAPVIYTGMQQGIVALYQKCVHLGCRVPFCQTSQWFECPCHGSKYNRVGEKTGGPAPRGLDRFAVYISGQNVTIDTGLIVLGPPIGTDTTGQGAEGPHCVG